A genomic segment from Oncorhynchus clarkii lewisi isolate Uvic-CL-2024 chromosome 12, UVic_Ocla_1.0, whole genome shotgun sequence encodes:
- the LOC139422331 gene encoding claudin-6-like produces the protein MATTGMQLLGLILSLVGWVGGFLVCSVPLWRVTAFIGNNIVTAQIIWEGLWMTCIVQSTGQIQCKVYDSLLALPSDMQAARGLTVLSVLLCGLALALGVVGVKCTKCIGQNSLKARIARISGFLFGIAGFLYLVPICWTAHSIIRDFYDPHVAAPHKRELGPALYLGWGASALLLIGGSLLYAGSSPPGIPGSPTFSSDSSPRRGPAAQVKGYV, from the coding sequence ATGGCAACCACCGGCATGCAGCTCCTGGGCCTGATCTTGTCTCTGGTTGGCTGGGTGGGCGGCTTCCTGGTATGCTCTGTTCCGCTGTGGCGCGTCACTGCCTTCATCGGCAACAACATCGTGACGGCTCAGATCATCTGGGAGGGGCTGTGGATGACCTGCATCGTCCAATCAACGGGCCAGATCCAGTGCAAGGTGTACGACAGTCTCTTGGCCCTGCCCAGCGACATGCAGGCGGCCCGGGGCCTCACCGTGCTCTCCGTCCTCCTCTGTGGCCTGGCCCTGGCTCTAGGTGTGGTGGGGGTAAAGTGCACCAAGTGTATTGGTCAGAATAGTCTGAAGGCTCGTATTGCAAGGATCTCCGGCTTTCTGTTCGGCATCGCTGGGTTTCTCTACCTGGTTCCTATCTGCTGGACGGCCCACTCCATTATCAGGGACTTCTATGATCCCCACGTGGCCGCGCCGCACAAGAGAGAGCTAGGCCCCGCCCTATACCTAGGCTGGGGGGCGTCGGCCTTGCTCCTGATTGGTGGGTCGCTGCTGTATGCGGGGTCGAGTCCTCCCGGCATCCCCGGGTCTCCGACCTTCAGCAGCGACAGCAGCCCCCGTAGAGGACCTGCTGCTCAGGTCAAAGGTTATGTCTGA
- the LOC139422332 gene encoding E3 ubiquitin-protein ligase TRIM39-like: MASTISTISLVSERHFLCPLCKDIFSSPVTTPCGHSFCQDCLCGYWTRHRSDYCPLCKRLFHSRPDLSINRILADVCDNYRKTRTESPEESHDTPQVVDIDQMIQERLKKVDRLRHSLQLLKNSCVREVRESQKVFSALVSSMEKSHKAVVAAIEERQGEEERIVEKLVKELEQEILQLRNGDTDLRPCHSQQSHDELCGGGGGGQKSVAVSTTSTTGYSERRDWSKVSMETDPCMGVTRRAVSDLMDVVKGELRRLSKAELKKIQKYTVDISLSPKTAHAFLSVSDDRKQVRHTDKHQEVPDNPKRFDRVANVLGRESFSSGRYYWEVEVGEKIEWNLGVARQSINRKGKFTVSPANGFWTLSLKSGGQYVANTSPTVTPVGLEQKPRKVGVFLDYVEGRVSFYCAETGVHIHTFTDGFTDRLHPLFSPGRQHGGRNIAPLTISTGFCSI; this comes from the exons ATGgcatctaccatctctaccatcagcCTCGTCTCCGAGAGGCACTTCCTGTGCCCGCTGTGTAAGGACATCTTCAGCAGTCCCGTGACTACTCCGTGTGGCCACAGTTTCTGTCAGGACTGCCTGTGTGG GTACTGGACCCGGCACCGTTCAGACTACTGTCCCCTCTGCAAGAGGTTGTTCCATTCCAGGCCAGACCTTAGTATCAACCGCATCCTGGCTGACGTCTGTGACAACTACAGGAAGACACGGACTGAGAGCCCTGAGGAGAGCCATGACACG CCACAGGTTGTAGACATTGACCAGATGATCCAGGAGCGACTGAAGAAAGTCGACAGACTCAGACACTCCCTGCAGCTCCTCAAA AACTCGTGTGTGAGGGAGGTGCGTGAGAGCCAAAAGGTGTTCTCTGCCCTTGTCAGTTCCATGGAGAAGAGCCACAAGGCCGTGGTGGCAGCCattgaggagagacagggggaggaggag AGGATTGTTGAGAAGCTGGTGAAGGAGCTGGAACAGGAGATTCTACAGCTGAGGAATGGAGACACTGACCTGAGGCCTTGTCATTCTCAGCAGAGCCATGATGagctctgtggtggtggtggtggtggtcagAAGAGTGTTGCAGTG AGCACCACTTCCACCACCGGCTACTCTGAGAGGAGGGACTGGTCCAAGGTTTCCATGGAGACAGACCCCTGTATGGGCGTGACCAGGAGAGCAGTGTCAGACCTGATGGACGTGGTTAAAGGAGAGCTCCGTAGACTCTCTAAAGCTG AGCtgaagaaaatacagaaatacacag TAGACATCTCCCTGAGTCCCAAGACGGCCCACGCCTTCCTCTCGGTCTCAGACGACCGGAAACAGGTgcgacacacagacaaacaccagGAGGTCCCAGACAACCCCAAGAGGTTTGACCGCGTGGCCAACGTCCTGGGAAGAGAATCCTTCAGCAGCGGCAG gtactactgggaggtggaggtgggagagaagaTAGAGTGGAACCTGGGCGTGGCCAGACAGTCCATCAACAGGAAAGGGAAGTTTACAGTCAGCCCAGCCAATGGCTTCTGGACACTGAGCCTAAAGAGCGGGGGTCAATACGTAGCTAACACCTCCCCCACTGTCACCCCCGTGGGCCTGGAGCAGAAGCCCAGGAAGGTGGGGGTGTTTCTGGACTACGTGGAGGGCCGAGTGTCCTTCTACTGCGCGGAGACTGGGGTTCACATCCATACGTTTACAGATGGCTTCACTGATAGACTACATCCACTCTTTAGTCCTGGGAGGCAACATGGGGGCAGGAATATCGCTCCTCTGACTATTAGTACTGGCTTCTGTAGCATCTGA
- the LOC139422333 gene encoding GTPase IMAP family member 9-like, producing the protein MASNERSQPKRRRKSSMEEPPYLSGDAEFRVLLFGRSGRSQFSLANFILGTDVFSDELCHITESQRHRSEAFERKLAVVNTPNLSEYEASQKELRRVFKLSVCMSSPGPYVVLFAFDLNNISPSAASILELVTKHFGDSILNHMMVVVCHVEEKEDSALEEKVQTNRDFRELLEKCGRRYHLFNERKARRDEKVSRQLLGKMDDMVRENGCRFYSNHQYQEAEERIQKEERFMMKGRKKEMLTKRKELESRYTGEGLEKELLQFETGIRVENRAKAERKISEVLGFTLTAVDYAAAVGKGAALGALCGAVVGFEGMAVGAAVGAVVGGGIGGAVSAAWGYLTNTAAQMNRR; encoded by the exons ATGGCATCCAATGAGC GTTCTCAACcgaaaaggaggaggaagagcagcatggAGGAGCCCCCTTATT tgtcagGCGATGCAGAGTTTAGAGTCCTTCTCTTTGGGAGAAGTGGCCGCAGTCAATTTTCTCTGGCAAACTTCATTCTGGGGACAGATGTGTTCAGCGATGAGCTCTGCCACATTacagagagtcagagacacaGGAGCGAGGCGTTCGAGAGAAAACTAGCTGTGGTCAACACTCCAAACCTCTCTGAGTACGAGGCATCCCAGAAAGAGCTGAGAAGAGTGTTCAagttgtctgtgtgtatgtcctcTCCTGGTCCCTACGTCGTTCTCTTTGCATTCGACCTGAACAACATCTCACCAAGTGCAGCAAGCATCCTGGAACTCGTCACAAAGCATTTTGGGGACAGCATCTTGAACCACATGATGGTTGTGGTGTGTCAtgtagaggagaaggaggattCAGCTCTGGAGGAGAAAGTCCAGACTAACAGAGACTTCAGGGAGCTCCTGGAGAAGTGTGGCCGAAGGTATCACCTCTTCAATGAGAGGAAGGCCCGGAGAGATGAGAAGGTTTCCAGACAGCTCCTTGGGAAGATGGATGACATGGTGAGGGAAAACGGATGCAGATTCTACTCCAATCACCAATaccaggaagcagaggagagaaTCCAGAAAGAGGAGCGTTTCATGatgaaagggagaaagaaagagatgctGACAAAGAGGAAGGAGCTGGAGAGCAGGTACACAGGGGAAGGTCTTGAAAAGGAGCTGCTGCAGTTTGAGACCGGGATAAGAGTAGAGAACCGAGCGAAGGCTGAGAGGAAGATCTCAGAGGTACTGGGATTTACTCTCACAGCAGTTGACTATGCTGCTGCAGTAGGTAAAGGGGCAGCTCTAGGGGCTTTATGTGGAGCGGTCGTGGGGTTTGAGGGTATGGCGGTGGGAGCCGCTGTAGGTGCCGTCGTCGGGGGGGGCATAGGAGGTGCTGTCAGTGCGGCATGGGGTTACCTCACAAACACTGCTGCACAAATGAATAGACGTTGA